TGCTTCTTTTCTTCTAGATGGTGTAAAAAAAGCAGTAATGAGTAATACATCCGGAAAAATTGGTGGATTACTGATAAAGAACAACTTAAAAACATTTAAAAAGCAATTCGATTATACAGAGTATGGTGGAGCGCCTTTTCTGGGTGTAAAGGGTGGTATCATTAAAGCGCATGGGAGTAGTAATGCCTATGCGATTAAAAATGCGATTAAACAAAGTATATCCTTTTTGGAAAATGATATACTTCACAAAATTTCGGAAAATTCCAGCGAAGTGGAGGTGTGAAATGGACGAGAAGTTTTTAAAAGTGACAGCGATTATTTCTGAGCAACTGGGTGTGGAAACTGAAGACTTAACAATGGAAACGTCTTTAGTAGAGGATTTAGAAGCCGATTCTTTAGATGTTGTAGAATTAATTATGGCATTTGAAGAAGAATTTGGGACGAAAATCGAAGAAGAGCATCTTGAAGATATTCAAACAATTGAAGACATTCTTAATGCAATCGGATAATGGCAACGTCGTCGGATAAGATGACACGAAGGTGTTTCTCACGGCGACGTTTTTTGATTAAGGGGGAGAAAATTGTGACTATTGAAGATAAAATCGGATATTGTTTCAAAAAAAGAGAACTTCTAAAAATTGCTTTAACGCATAGCTCTCATTCTGGCAACACAACAAATAATGAACGGCTTGAATTCTTGGGGGATGCAGTGCTGGAACTGATTATCAGTGAGTATTTATATTCTACTCACAAATTATCGGAGGGTAAGATGACGAAAATCCGTTCCAATATTGTATGTGCCGAGTCCCTTTCTAAGGCGGCGATACAGCTGGAGATCGGGGAACATATGTTGTTGGGAAAAGGCGAAATTGTGACCGGTGGAAGGCGTAGAAAATCGAATCTGGCCAATGCATTTGAAGCATTAATTGGAGCAGTTTTTCTTGATAGTGGTTTTGAACAGACCAGAGAAGTTGTTTTAAAAATTCTGGATAATAACATAAAGCTGGCATTAAAAGGTTCATTGGTAAAAGATTATAAAACTGAGCTACAGGAATTTGTACAAAAGAATAATGACAATGTCATTGTTTATACGCTGAGTAAATCAGAAGGACCAGAACATAATAAAACATTTTTTATTGATTTGTTTTTGAATGGAGATTGTGTCAGCAATGGAATGGGTAAAAGCAAAAAAGAAGGCGAACAGGATGCGGCAAAAAATTATCTTAAGGTTATTCGCAAGTAATTCTAATGAGGTGTGGATTTGTTCTTAAAAAAATTGAAAATTTCAGGATTTAAATCATTCGCAGATCCGGTTTCACTGGAGTTTTCAAAAGGGATTTCGGCAATTGTAGGGCCGAATGGAAGTGGAAAAAGTAATATTACCGATGCGATCAGGTGGGTGCTGGGTGAACAAAGCATCAAATCTCTACGCGGAAAAAAAATGGAAGATGTCATTTTTTCAGGGACGGAAAAGAAACCACCATCTGGTTATGCAGAGGTGGTTTTAGTATTGGACAATACTGATGAAGCCATAACTGGCTATCCTCAGGAAGTTGCCGTTTCCCGGAAACTTTTCAGGAGTGGAGAAAGTGAATACGCGATTAATAAAAAGCATTGTAAACTCAAAGATATTCATCTTATTTTCATGGATACCGGACTGGGAAAGAATGGATATTCGTTGATCAGTCAGGGTGGAATTGAAAGTATTATTACAAGTACTCCAGGAGAACTTCGTAGTATATTTGAAGAAGCAGTTGGAATTGTTTCATATAAAACAAAAAAGAATGAAGCTGAAAAAAAGCTCGATCAGACTCAAACACATATAGACCGTCTAATGGACATATTCCAGGAGATCGAAAAACAGTTAGTTCCGTTAAAAAAACAGTCTGAGAAAGCTCAAATATATAAAGCACTGAAGGCTGAATTAAAAATTCAGGATCTGGTGATTTTTAATCATCAAATCAACCAGATTAGTGAAGAATTAAAAGTGGTTCAGAACCAATATGACAAACAGAATCAAAGTTGTCTTGAAAATGAAGCTGAAATTGAAAGAATCGATCAGGTTTATCAGGAGCGGACAGTCGAAAATCGCGAACTTTTTAAAAATCTCGAGCAGGACAGGGACGAAATGAGTAAGCTTGAGGGTGGAAAAGAGCGTATTGCCCGAGAAATCATTCAGTCAAGCAGCCAACTGGAAGCTAGTAAGCAAAATGCAGATCGTTTAAAGCATGAAAAGGATTTATTGGAAAAGGAAGTATTGAGTATTTCTTCTCGGATTGACGAGAAAGCGGCAGAATTAGAAGATGGTACCAATACCCTAAAGGAGCTCTCTGCACAGAAAAAAGTATTGGATATGCTATTAAAAGAGCTTCTTGAGGAGGAAGTATCAGAAAAGAAAAATGTTTTCATGCAGCAGGAACATCTTCAAGCAACACAAAAAACAGAAGAAGAGTTAGTAGAGTATCGAATCAGATTAAGAACTCAACTACAGGATCTATCAGCACAAGTTAAGTTTATTCATGAAACTGCATCTAAGTATCAGGACGAATTAGACAATTTCAACGGGGCGCTGGAGAAAACTAGAGCAGAGACAGAAGAGGTGTCTGAACAGATAAATTGCCAGGCCGAGGAATTGAATGAAATAATAAAAAGAAAAACTGATGAGCAATCCCGGTATAAAAAGTGCGCCGATACAATTCAGGTTTTAACAAACCATTTAAAAGTTGATGGTTCAAAAGTTGAGTATCTAAAAAATATCCAGAAGAACTATCAGGATTATTTTCCCGCTATCAGAAAACTGATGACTTCTGATAAATTACTGGGATCGTTAAGTGAAGCTGTTTTTGGACCGGTTGGGGAACTGCTCAGAACTGAACAAAAATATTTACAGGCTATTGAAGTCAGTTTAGGGGCTAAAAGCCAGAACATTGTTGTTTCTACTGTTTCGGCTGCCCGAGAATGTATAGATTTATTGAAGAGACAGCGTCTTGGCAGAGCTACTTTTTTACCCCTTGATAATTTGCGGGTTTCGGCGATTGATCAGAATACGAAATATGAGATTTTGAGGCATTCAGGTGTAGAAGGATTTGCATCGGATCTGGTTGAGACTGATGAAAAATTTGGTCTTTGTATTGAGAGTCTTTTAGGTCGAACTGTGGTTGTCAGTAATTTCGAAGATGGTAAAAGTGTTTCAAAAAAGTTTAATGGACGTTTTAC
This genomic interval from Eubacteriaceae bacterium ES3 contains the following:
- the rnc gene encoding ribonuclease III → MTIEDKIGYCFKKRELLKIALTHSSHSGNTTNNERLEFLGDAVLELIISEYLYSTHKLSEGKMTKIRSNIVCAESLSKAAIQLEIGEHMLLGKGEIVTGGRRRKSNLANAFEALIGAVFLDSGFEQTREVVLKILDNNIKLALKGSLVKDYKTELQEFVQKNNDNVIVYTLSKSEGPEHNKTFFIDLFLNGDCVSNGMGKSKKEGEQDAAKNYLKVIRK
- the acpP gene encoding acyl carrier protein → MDEKFLKVTAIISEQLGVETEDLTMETSLVEDLEADSLDVVELIMAFEEEFGTKIEEEHLEDIQTIEDILNAIG
- the smc gene encoding chromosome segregation protein SMC produces the protein MKISGFKSFADPVSLEFSKGISAIVGPNGSGKSNITDAIRWVLGEQSIKSLRGKKMEDVIFSGTEKKPPSGYAEVVLVLDNTDEAITGYPQEVAVSRKLFRSGESEYAINKKHCKLKDIHLIFMDTGLGKNGYSLISQGGIESIITSTPGELRSIFEEAVGIVSYKTKKNEAEKKLDQTQTHIDRLMDIFQEIEKQLVPLKKQSEKAQIYKALKAELKIQDLVIFNHQINQISEELKVVQNQYDKQNQSCLENEAEIERIDQVYQERTVENRELFKNLEQDRDEMSKLEGGKERIAREIIQSSSQLEASKQNADRLKHEKDLLEKEVLSISSRIDEKAAELEDGTNTLKELSAQKKVLDMLLKELLEEEVSEKKNVFMQQEHLQATQKTEEELVEYRIRLRTQLQDLSAQVKFIHETASKYQDELDNFNGALEKTRAETEEVSEQINCQAEELNEIIKRKTDEQSRYKKCADTIQVLTNHLKVDGSKVEYLKNIQKNYQDYFPAIRKLMTSDKLLGSLSEAVFGPVGELLRTEQKYLQAIEVSLGAKSQNIVVSTVSAARECIDLLKRQRLGRATFLPLDNLRVSAIDQNTKYEILRHSGVEGFASDLVETDEKFGLCIESLLGRTVVVSNFEDGKSVSKKFNGRFTVVTLEGEIFYPGGAIVGGQNKESKQSPLSKKIEIENLEKDMGKNQERLTKCIKLEGQLKQQLEAYTSQITDIETRIKELKQASWEKNQVVENFKALISERDAGIIDLKKNEIAIEVKRIELLEELSAIEERYEQAKEISRKPVSDEQLNTLRGRIEEKKSELYGLQMKETEKQGEINSDLNEKRILSQQLEQTNLRITQVSKEIYDLNSHQQMLSEKIESLLQQEKVGHTEIEKLTVALTANEELYRTNNEQLATIQEKIKESNHQLIVNNEKKNQLKTSLNGFEIKLAHLEEVIQNNYEMNLIMVEDAVIALQNSEDFEKYEISEERQRAIGKQINAMGNINLDAVKEYEEILSRYSYLKQQIEDLELGKKELLDIISDLYEAMTEQFKINFIKLQDSFSKIFNILFEGGRAYLEFTDPSGVLEGGIELVAQPPGKRLRHISLLSGGEKSMVAIALLFSFLEINPSPFCVIDEIDAALDDHNIFRYINYLKTLSNDNQFITITHRRKTLEVCDDLYGVSMSKEGVSQLVSVRLTDYI